A window of Apium graveolens cultivar Ventura chromosome 8, ASM990537v1, whole genome shotgun sequence contains these coding sequences:
- the LOC141680526 gene encoding putative mitochondrial protein AtMg00310, translating into MLAKQGWRILTEAHSLVSKLMRACYFPDTDFLNAKLGVNPSYLWRSILSAQDAIKVGCRRRIGDGTSTKVWNVPWLPCEENGCVSTDLVPELQNINVQNLMDIDTNTWDNDVLDDLFNDRDR; encoded by the coding sequence ATGCTAGCTAAGCAAGGGTGGAGGATTTTGACTGAAGCGCATTCTTTGGTTTCTAAGCTTATGAGAGCTTGTTATTTCCCTGATACGGATTTCTTGAATGCGAAGTTAGGTGTAAATCCAAGTTATTTGTGGCGTAGTATCCTCTCTGCTCAAGATGCTATTAAAGTCGGCTGTCGAAGGAGGATTGGCGATGGGACTAGTACTAAGGTCTGGAATGTGCCCTGGTTACCATGCGAGGAAAATGGTTGCGTCTCTACAGATTTAGTACCTGAACTTCAGAATATTAATGTCCAAAATCTGATGGATATTGATACAAATACATGGGACAATGATGTGTTGGATGATTTGTTTAATGATCGTGATCGATAA
- the LOC141680525 gene encoding uncharacterized protein LOC141680525 translates to MRNVWDAMSLLSEWRRAREMDTITKHPINAESIGWTKPPGGWIKINVDAALFRACTILSYGWRLAAREAEALSLREALSRLKGLNYDYCIFESDSKLLVEACKGGDGVSYFHTIVSDCIDLFKHFNHVIVQDMRRSANAVAHLLATHSMSGLMEWVDNPTDFISHVLCSDIF, encoded by the exons ATGCGCAATGTTTGGGATG CCATGAGTTTATTGTCTGAGTGGAGAAGGGCTCGTGAAATGGATACTATCACTAAGCATCCTATTAATGCTGAGAGTATAGGCTGGACTAAGCCGCCTGGAGGGTGGATAAAAATTAATGTTGATGCTGCTCTCT TTCGTGCGTGCACGATATTGTCGTATGGGTGGAGACTGGCAGCCCGAGAGGCTGAAGCTTTGAGTTTGAGGGAAGCTCTTTCACGGCTTAAAGGCTTGAATTATGACTACTGTATATTCGAGTCAGACTCTAAACTTCTGGTTGAGGCATGCAAAGGTGGAGACGGTGTAAGCTATTTTCACACAATAGTTTCTGATTGTATTGATCTGTTCAAGCACTTTAATCATGTTATAGTGCAGGATATGCGTAGGTCTGCGAATGCAGTAGCACACTTATTAGCTACTCATTCTATGTCTGGCCTAATGGAGTGGGTTGATAACCCCACCGATTTTATTTCTCATGTATTGTGTTCTGATATTTTTTAA
- the LOC141678036 gene encoding DEAD-box ATP-dependent RNA helicase 40-like gives MATAESAAAGDGPRYAPDDPSLPKPWKGLIDGSSGAYYYWNPETNVTQYEKPAALPPPLPAGPQPGTPNLAPIPGARMIQPNGGPAQYEQQMARGSGRGEVPYFSQTDAQQPHGAQQVSQVGSAMQHPGQVTPQHARTQTMGQPNQQTFPFSDQQRPPLQGNQIAQAPHQISQQIGHQTAMYQGGNSVDPQNFQYPNQQMQYNAYQPNIPHQDQQRLPQQNQQTQVQQFSYQQEPKAGFSLRGETDFQQGRQSGFSASHAKQGGMPIAQSPTSGTKSEPHMGVQPGQGTHFGGPSFNMQQQPPLAHQTQTGTDLAYQQHVPRFQNQMGQALMHGQHSNVPTAGLKKVYEESPPGRVDSEYFTSVNKAVHGMPLQQPKLAAIPLARNHMDTRTAPPLQNSLHAQAGAPNPGPPSQDIYNHAHGVPPYSRNPMSGPPSMVMGSPDANNISAAEVYRQKHEITATGDIVPAPFMSFEATRFPPEILREIYAAGFTSPTPIQAQTWPIALQNKDIVAVAKTGSGKTLGYLMPAFMLLRHLRNNPLNGPTVLVLAPTRELATQIQDEVIKFGRASRVSCTCLYGGAPKGLQLKELDRGADIVVATPGRLNDILEMKKIDFRQISLLVLDEADRMLDMGFEPQIRKIVNEIPARRQTLMYTATWPKEVRKIAGDLLVNPVQVNIGKVDELAANKSITQYVEVVPQMEKQRRLEQILMSQERGSKIIIFCSTKKMCDQLTRIIGRSFRAAAIHGDKSQTDRDYVLTKFRSGDCPILVATDVAARGLDIKDIRVVVNYDFPTGVEDYVHRIGRTGRAGATGVAYTFFSEQDWKHAPDLIKVLEGANQPVPGEIRDIALRGGPGFGRDRGGMIRPDAASGGRWDSGGRGGMRDGGFDGRGGMRDGGFGGRGGMRDGGFGGRGGMRDGGFGGRGGMRDGGFGGRGGMRDGNFGDRGMRDNNFGDRGSMRDGNFGGRGGARGGGFGGPGGGRGGWDRNDGNGPPDRYNNIDGRGRGRGRGRYDNRNDASGRSRDRNYSPSPERGVRTWIGRGRSRTRSRSRSRSWSRSRSYSRSRSWSRSRSPRRNRSRSRSPRRNRSRSRSRSWSPRKERRRESKFDQMEVPVAEAQPESGTSHVPQNPSFFGTENVDQSQVVDSINSDAPQSTFDNSVPAAEP, from the exons AGCAGCAAATGGCACGGGGCTCAGGACGTGGGGAAGTTCCTTATTTTTCTCAAACCGATGCGCAACAGCCACATGGTGCTCAGCAGGTGTCACAAGTAGGATCTGCGATGCAACATCCGGGGCAGGTAACACCTCAGCATGCTAGGACACAGACGATGGGGCAGCCTAACCAACAAACATTTCCATTTTCGGACCAACAAAGGCCACCCCTACAAGGAAACCAAATCGCGCAGGCTCCACATCAAATTTCACAGCAGATAGGGCACCAGACAGCAATGTATCAAGGCGGAAATTCAGTAGATCCGCAGAATTTTCAATATCCGAATCAGCAGATGCAGTATAATGCATATCAGCCAAATATTCCCCATCAGGATCAGCAACGGTTGCCACAACAGAATCAGCAAACACAGGTGCAACAGTTTTCATACCAACAAGAGCCTAAAGCAGGATTCTCACTCCGAGGAGAGACAGATTTCCAACAAGGAAGACAAAGTGGTTTTTCTGCATCGCATGCTAAACAAGGTGGCATGCCAATTGCTCAAAGTCCGACATCAGGAACCAAGTCTGAACCGCACATGGGCGTTCAGCCTGGTCAAGGCACACATTTTGGCGGCCCATCATTTAACATGCAGCAGCAGCCTCCTTTGGCTCATCAAACACAAACTGGTACAGATTTAGCTTACCAGCAACATGTTCCCAGATTTCAAAATCAGATGGGCCAGGCATTGATGCATGGCCAGCATTCTAATGTCCCAACTGCTGGTTTAAAAAAGGTGTATGAAGAAAGCCCGCCTGGAAGAGTGGACAGTGAATATTTTACAAGTGTGAATAAGGCTGTGCATGGTATGCCACTGCAGCAGCCTAAGCTTGCAGCGATCCCATTGGCTAGAAATCACATG GACACTAGGACGGCCCCTCCTCTTCAAAATTCCCTGCATGCCCAGGCCGGTGCACCTAATCCAGGCCCTCCGTCACAGGACATATATAATCATGCACATGGTGTTCCACCATATTCCCGTAATCCTATGAGTGGACCTCCATCAATGGTCATGGGATCTCCTGATGCAAATAATATCTCAGCTGCTGAAGTTTACCGTCAAAAGCATGAAATAACGGCAACG GGTGATATTGTGCCAGCTCCCTTCATGTCTTTTGAGGCTACTCGTTTTCCTCCGGAAATTTTAAGAGAG ATTTATGCTGCTGGTTTCACTTCTCCTACACCCATCCAAGCACAAACATGGCCTATCGCACTACAAAACAAGGACATAGTTGCTGTTGCCAAGACTGGATCTGGTAAAACACTGGGCTATCTGATGCCTGCCTTTATGCTTCTCAGACACCTTCGTAACAATCCTCTCAATGGTCCAACGGTGTTGGTTTTAGCTCCAACACGTGAGCTTGCCACCCAAATACAAGACGAGGTTATCAAGTTTGGCAGGGCATCCCGTGTCTCTTGCACA TGTTTATATGGCGGAGCACCAAAGGGGCTGCAGTTGAAAGAATTAGATCGTGGTGCTGATATCGTTGTGGCGACTCCTGGCCGGCTTAATGACATCCTTGAGATGAAAAAAATTGATTTTAGGCAGATATCACTTCTAGTTCTTGATGAGGCAGATCGAATGCTGGACATGGGTTTTGAACCTCAAATTCGTAAAATTGTAAATGAGATTCCAGCGCGCAGGCAAACTCTCATGTATACAGCAACCTGGCCCAAGGAAGTGCGGAAAATAGCTGGTGACCTTCTTGTTAATCCTGTTCAGGTAAACATCGGCAAGGTTGATGAGCTTGCAGCAAATAAGTCCATCACTCAG TATGTTGAAGTGGTTCCCCAGATGGAAAAGCAGAGGCGATTAGAGCAAATTCTCATGTCCCAAGAACGGGGTTCTAAGATCATTATATTTTGTTCCACTAAGAAAATGTGTGACCAGCTTACTCGCATCATTGGTCGTAGCTTTAGGGCTGCTGCAATTCATGGGGACAAATCTCAGACTGATAGGGACTATGTTTTGACTAAATTCCGGTCGGGAGACTGCCCAATTTTAGTAGCTACTGATGTTGCTGCACGAGGGCTTGATATAAAAGACATAAG GGTAGTGGTCAACTATGACTTTCCGACGGGAGTCGAGGATTACGTTCATCGAATTGGACGAACTGGGAGGGCTGGGGCTACAGGGGTGGCATATACCTTCTTCTCTGAGCAGGACTGGAAACATGCTCCCGACCTTATAAAAGTTCTGGAGGGAGCAAATCAACCTGTGCCTGGTGAAATTCGAGATATAGCTTTGCGTGGTGGACCGGGCTTCGGGAGGGATCGAGGTGGGATGATTCGTCCAGATGCTGCTAGTGGCGGACGCTGGGATTCTGGTGGGCGTGGTGGCATGAGAGATGGAGGCTTTGATGGTCGTGGTGGAATGAGGGACGGGGGATTCGGCGGGCGAGGTGGAATGAGGGATGGGGGATTCGGCGGGCGAGGTGGAATGAGGGATGGGGGATTCGGAGGTCGGGGTGGAATGAGGGATGGGGGATTCGGTGGCCGAGGTGGAATGAGGGATGGGAATTTTGGTGACCGTGGAATGAGGGATAACAATTTTGGTGATCGTGGCAGTATGAGAGATGGTAACTTTGGTGGTCGAGGTGGTGCTAGGGGCGGTGGCTTTGGTGGTCCTGGCGGTGGTCGTGGGGGCTGGGATAGGAATGATGGTAATGGTCCACCTGATCGTTACAACAACATAGATGGTCGTGGAAGAGGCAGGGGAAGGGGCCGTTATGACAACAGAAATGATGCTTCAGGTCGAAGCCGTGACAGAAATTATAGCCCCAGTCCAGAAAGAGGTGTTCGAACGTGGATTGGTCGTGGCAGGAGCAGGACTAGGAGCAGGAGTCGGAGCAGGAGTTGGAGTAGGAGTAGGAGTTATAGCAGAAGCAGGAGCTGGTCTCGCAGCCGGAGTCCAAGGCGCAATCGGAGCCGCAGCCGGAGTCCAAGGCGCAATCGGAGCCGCAGCCGCAGCCGCAGCTGGAGCCCAAGAAAAGAGAGACGACGTGAGTCCAAGTTCGATCAAATGGAAGTCCCAGTTGCTGAAGCTCAACCTGAATCTGGCACATCTCATGTCCCCCAAAACCCCTCTTTCTTTGGGACGGAGAATGTGGATCAGTCCCAGGTGGTTGATAGCATCAATTCTGATGCCCCCCAGTCTACATTTGACAATTCTGTTCCAGCTGCCGAACCTTAA